One Dehalobacter sp. genomic window carries:
- a CDS encoding DUF3467 domain-containing protein, whose amino-acid sequence MEQKGQTEVIQPNDKSEQIMGISRPPSFCKIYATNVLVTTTDQDFRVELFNEKFKTNEGWVFQSEELVILTRQAAKQLQVMLNEKIKEYESQFGEIPVNEDRGKIRYLLR is encoded by the coding sequence ATGGAACAGAAAGGGCAGACTGAAGTAATACAACCTAATGATAAGTCGGAGCAAATAATGGGTATTTCCAGGCCCCCCTCTTTTTGTAAAATTTATGCGACTAATGTCTTAGTAACAACCACAGATCAAGACTTTAGGGTCGAATTATTTAATGAAAAGTTTAAGACCAACGAAGGTTGGGTTTTTCAATCGGAAGAACTTGTTATATTAACAAGACAAGCTGCTAAGCAGCTACAGGTTATGCTTAATGAAAAGATAAAAGAATACGAGTCGCAGTTTGGCGAAATACCTGTAAACGAAGATCGTGGTAAAATACGATACTTATTAAGATGA
- a CDS encoding transposase: MVSINEMETLRLLKAKAMLERGASIKYILVSNVFHVESESKPGTYHVVRHGKKDWSCDCPDHLKNNLKCKHILAVILISEELTGVNIDNRRETRGKAIATQCGQVIKVNDELYKVKSQSSNRYYEVKSTKDGVTCTCPDYIRWGGLCKHIIATAYYHEGEIGTTVNPISDIRITYTQNWKAYNEAQKEEQALFTSLLKDLLESIPEPEQRMGRPRIPLRESLFCSIQKVYSQLSSRRAYGLFEDAVGKGYIDHAPSFNIPSNLFNNPEITPILHHLVTLSALPVANLETDFAVDSTGFRCTTFGAYYGDKYAKKREHQWLKAHLITGTRTNIVTSVRITGEGNGDSPQFKSLVEETADNFIVREVSADMAYSSRNNLETVDKIGGLAYIPFKSNATGNASGSRLWKKAYHYFQLNRDEFMEHYHKRSNIEATNAAIKRKFGETLKSKNSTAQVNELLAKIVAYNLTVVIHEMYKNNVVPYFIQDIERMSIYNL, from the coding sequence CATTCTCGTTAGCAATGTTTTCCATGTAGAATCAGAGAGCAAACCTGGAACCTACCATGTTGTTAGACATGGCAAAAAGGATTGGAGCTGCGATTGCCCTGACCACTTAAAGAACAATCTTAAATGCAAACACATATTGGCCGTCATCCTGATATCCGAGGAACTTACAGGGGTTAATATCGATAATCGGCGGGAGACACGCGGAAAAGCAATCGCCACTCAATGTGGCCAGGTTATAAAAGTCAATGACGAGTTGTATAAGGTTAAATCCCAATCCAGTAACAGGTATTATGAGGTAAAATCCACAAAGGATGGCGTTACCTGCACTTGCCCCGACTATATACGCTGGGGTGGACTCTGCAAGCATATCATTGCTACAGCGTATTACCATGAAGGTGAAATAGGCACCACTGTTAATCCTATTAGCGATATACGCATTACCTATACGCAAAACTGGAAGGCGTACAACGAGGCGCAGAAAGAAGAACAAGCGTTATTCACATCCCTATTAAAAGACCTGCTGGAATCGATACCAGAACCTGAGCAGAGGATGGGCAGGCCACGCATACCACTCCGCGAATCCCTATTCTGCTCCATCCAGAAGGTATACTCGCAATTATCAAGCCGCCGCGCCTACGGCCTGTTCGAAGATGCTGTGGGCAAGGGCTACATAGACCACGCGCCAAGCTTTAACATCCCTTCAAACCTGTTCAACAATCCAGAAATCACCCCAATACTCCACCATCTTGTAACCTTGTCAGCGCTGCCTGTAGCAAACCTGGAAACGGACTTCGCGGTTGACTCTACAGGGTTCCGCTGTACCACATTCGGGGCATATTATGGGGACAAGTACGCAAAGAAGAGGGAGCACCAGTGGCTTAAGGCACACCTTATCACAGGTACGCGGACCAACATCGTTACCAGTGTCAGGATCACCGGCGAGGGTAATGGCGACAGTCCGCAATTCAAATCGCTCGTTGAAGAGACCGCTGATAATTTCATAGTAAGGGAAGTAAGTGCGGATATGGCATACTCGTCAAGGAACAACCTGGAAACAGTAGATAAGATAGGCGGATTAGCATACATACCTTTCAAGAGCAACGCGACGGGGAACGCGAGTGGTTCAAGGCTCTGGAAGAAGGCATATCACTACTTCCAACTGAATCGTGACGAGTTCATGGAACACTACCACAAACGAAGCAACATCGAAGCCACCAACGCCGCCATAAAACGAAAGTTTGGCGAAACCCTCAAGTCTAAAAACTCGACCGCCCAGGTTAACGAGCTACTGGCAAAAATCGTGGCTTACAATCTAACCGTAGTAATCCACGAGATGTACAAGAACAATGTTGTGCCCTACTTCATACAGGATATTGAAAGAATGTCAATTTATAATTTATAA
- a CDS encoding winged helix-turn-helix domain-containing protein, whose amino-acid sequence MSLSNFLGDTTQIQIIDFFVGDAGNSYNISELSEETGITRMTLSKYIPELVQSKILEVNKSKKIKTYKLANNRLVELLVASAYAYSTIQGAEPIDRNVSVEKIRKELDMPEVSMETLLNGEGRRLVTLENDEYVIMERKAPQPLEAPASA is encoded by the coding sequence GTGTCTCTAAGTAACTTTCTAGGCGACACAACTCAAATACAAATTATCGATTTCTTTGTAGGCGATGCAGGGAACTCATATAACATATCTGAGTTAAGTGAGGAAACCGGAATAACCAGGATGACTTTATCAAAGTATATCCCAGAGTTAGTCCAGAGTAAAATTTTGGAAGTTAACAAGTCTAAAAAGATTAAAACCTACAAGTTGGCCAACAACCGCTTAGTAGAACTATTAGTTGCATCGGCATATGCCTACAGCACGATCCAGGGCGCTGAGCCAATCGATAGAAATGTATCTGTAGAGAAAATAAGAAAAGAGTTGGATATGCCGGAAGTATCAATGGAAACGCTTCTAAACGGCGAAGGTAGAAGGCTTGTTACGTTAGAGAATGATGAGTATGTTATCATGGAACGTAAAGCGCCCCAACCGTTAGAAGCGCCAGCATCGGCATAA